From the Archangium lipolyticum genome, one window contains:
- a CDS encoding coiled-coil domain-containing protein, with translation MANRNSARSRSTEQTKAAFEELARKTRNKPVVSAKEQEARHAHARNVLTDVSGLTAESAVKKVTEAGLTINKTLAGINEQVMALVEELKQLDEAIQLKNEELSVLHGKDIAASALDLLVTEYDKKKAELQAEMERLQKEIADTRAKFATDLAAEREATELARKRAEEAYQYDIQLQRKKEQDAFAEHLRLQTAAERDREETLRKEWAAREEALKLREKELEELRRQVTDFPLVLKKETDTAAAIAGNRVKHEWEVKFTLAQKDAETAQRVANMEIASLKETNGKQAQALQTLQAELAEAKRQVQTIAEKALESASGARALAEVQGVIANRDYAKGK, from the coding sequence ATGGCCAACCGCAACTCCGCCCGCAGCCGTTCCACCGAGCAGACCAAGGCCGCCTTCGAGGAGCTGGCCCGGAAGACCCGCAACAAGCCCGTGGTCTCGGCCAAGGAGCAGGAGGCACGTCACGCCCACGCCCGCAACGTCCTCACGGATGTCTCCGGCCTCACCGCCGAGTCCGCCGTCAAGAAGGTCACCGAGGCCGGCCTCACCATCAACAAGACGCTCGCCGGCATCAACGAGCAGGTGATGGCGCTCGTCGAGGAGCTCAAGCAGCTCGACGAGGCCATCCAGCTCAAGAACGAGGAGCTCTCGGTCCTGCACGGCAAGGACATCGCCGCCAGCGCGCTGGACCTGCTCGTCACCGAGTACGACAAGAAGAAGGCGGAGCTCCAGGCGGAGATGGAGCGGCTGCAGAAGGAGATCGCCGACACCCGCGCGAAGTTCGCCACGGACCTGGCGGCGGAGCGGGAAGCCACCGAGCTGGCGCGCAAGCGGGCCGAGGAGGCGTACCAGTACGACATCCAGCTTCAGCGCAAGAAGGAGCAGGACGCCTTCGCCGAGCACCTGCGGCTGCAGACCGCCGCCGAGCGTGACCGCGAGGAGACGCTGCGCAAGGAGTGGGCGGCCCGCGAGGAGGCCCTGAAGCTGCGCGAGAAGGAGCTGGAGGAGCTGCGCAGGCAGGTGACGGACTTCCCGCTCGTGCTGAAGAAGGAGACGGACACGGCGGCGGCCATCGCCGGCAACCGGGTGAAGCACGAGTGGGAGGTGAAGTTCACCCTCGCCCAGAAGGACGCGGAGACGGCGCAGCGGGTGGCGAACATGGAGATCGCCTCGCTCAAGGAGACCAATGGCAAGCAGGCGCAGGCCCTGCAGACGCTCCAGGCCGAGCTGGCCGAGGCCAAGCGCCAGGTCCAGACCATCGCCGAGAAGGCGCTGGAGTCCGCCTCGGGGGCTCGCGCGCTCGCCGAGGTGCAGGGTGTCATCGCCAACCGCGACTACGCCAAGGGCAAGTAG
- a CDS encoding NlpC/P60 family protein codes for MCEVLAPSRAAMSKEYPMGLTWPGLRTGSRRSFPGPSSRVTWDVRPPALRMRSHGEGTSRVFHSNPYTPRAKGRIVETLKKGSRGAEVSQLQSLLNTVLKPSPQLPEDGDFGQKTHEAVVRFQKARHLTADGVVGAKTWAALGQPPSAPVSRQAFAAPSAEPSEAGRAPWMTIASGEVGESEEKGAGQNNSRIVEYHGATSLRAKDDETPWCSSFVNWVMKKAGYSGTNNAQARSWLEWGEPLSSPRYGAITVIKRKGAQSDAATGSSTGFHVAFYVGSTATHIELLGGNQSDSVKISKFPLGSYEVHGYRWPR; via the coding sequence ATGTGTGAAGTCCTGGCCCCCTCTCGGGCGGCCATGAGCAAGGAATACCCAATGGGTCTGACATGGCCGGGGCTCCGGACAGGCTCCCGGAGGTCGTTTCCGGGGCCGTCCTCGAGGGTGACCTGGGATGTCAGACCCCCCGCTCTCCGGATGCGGAGTCACGGTGAAGGCACATCTCGCGTCTTCCACTCAAACCCATACACGCCCAGGGCGAAGGGTCGAATCGTGGAGACACTCAAGAAAGGCAGCAGGGGAGCCGAAGTCAGTCAATTGCAATCGCTCCTGAACACCGTCCTGAAGCCGAGCCCGCAGCTGCCCGAGGACGGGGACTTCGGACAGAAGACCCACGAGGCCGTGGTCCGGTTCCAGAAGGCCCGGCACCTCACCGCGGATGGGGTGGTGGGCGCCAAGACCTGGGCGGCGCTGGGCCAGCCCCCCTCGGCCCCTGTCTCAAGGCAGGCGTTCGCGGCTCCGTCCGCGGAGCCCTCGGAAGCGGGGCGCGCACCGTGGATGACCATCGCCTCCGGCGAGGTGGGCGAGAGCGAGGAGAAAGGGGCGGGTCAGAACAACAGCCGCATCGTCGAGTACCACGGCGCGACGAGCCTCCGCGCCAAGGATGACGAGACGCCCTGGTGCTCCTCGTTCGTCAACTGGGTCATGAAGAAGGCGGGATACTCCGGGACGAACAACGCGCAGGCCAGGAGCTGGCTGGAGTGGGGCGAGCCCCTCTCCTCGCCGCGCTATGGGGCCATCACCGTCATCAAGCGCAAGGGCGCCCAGAGCGACGCCGCCACGGGCTCCTCGACGGGGTTCCATGTCGCGTTCTACGTCGGCTCGACGGCGACCCACATCGAGCTGCTGGGCGGCAACCAGAGCGACTCCGTGAAGATCTCCAAGTTCCCGCTCGGCTCCTACGAGGTCCACGGCTACCGCTGGCCGCGCTGA
- a CDS encoding COX15/CtaA family protein, with translation MSTSVSSRAYRVFSWFTLAYTLAVVLWGAYVRATKSGAGCGDHWPVCNGEVVPLAPSVQTLIEYTHRVTSGLAMVLAVVLCVWGLRAHAKGHPVRMAAAASLFFMLTEAAVGAGLVLFKMVADNESIARAFWMAVHLINTFLLVGAMALTSWWAEGRERLTLKRQGLTGWLLAGSLVGLLVLGVSGAIAALGDTLFPATSLAEGLRQDLSPTAHVLLRLRVLHPVLAVVVGALVVFSAGMVTRLRPSPAVRKAAWQLGVLYAVQLLAGMVNVVLLAPVWMQLVHLLLADLVWVVLVRLSAAGLALGAPRADVKTRPDLDPSVA, from the coding sequence ATGAGCACCTCCGTCTCCTCCCGTGCCTACCGCGTCTTCAGCTGGTTCACCCTCGCCTACACGCTGGCCGTGGTGCTGTGGGGCGCCTACGTGCGAGCCACGAAATCGGGAGCGGGGTGTGGAGACCACTGGCCGGTGTGCAACGGCGAGGTGGTGCCGCTGGCGCCGAGCGTGCAGACGCTCATCGAGTACACGCACCGGGTGACGAGCGGGCTGGCGATGGTGCTGGCGGTGGTGCTGTGCGTGTGGGGCCTGAGGGCGCACGCGAAGGGGCACCCGGTGCGCATGGCGGCGGCGGCCTCGCTCTTCTTCATGCTGACGGAGGCGGCGGTGGGGGCGGGGCTGGTGCTCTTCAAGATGGTGGCGGACAACGAGTCCATCGCCCGGGCCTTCTGGATGGCGGTGCACCTCATCAACACGTTCCTGCTGGTGGGGGCGATGGCGCTGACGTCGTGGTGGGCGGAAGGCCGGGAGCGGCTGACGCTGAAGCGGCAGGGGCTGACGGGGTGGCTGCTGGCGGGGAGTCTGGTGGGGCTGCTGGTGTTGGGGGTGAGCGGGGCCATCGCGGCGCTGGGAGACACGCTCTTCCCGGCGACGAGCCTGGCGGAGGGACTGCGCCAGGACCTGTCGCCGACGGCGCACGTGCTGCTGCGGCTGCGGGTGTTGCACCCCGTGCTGGCGGTGGTCGTGGGGGCACTGGTGGTGTTCTCGGCGGGGATGGTGACGCGGCTGCGGCCCTCGCCAGCGGTGCGGAAGGCGGCGTGGCAGCTCGGCGTGCTGTACGCGGTGCAGCTGCTGGCGGGGATGGTGAACGTGGTGCTGCTGGCGCCCGTGTGGATGCAGTTGGTGCACCTATTGCTGGCGGACCTGGTGTGGGTGGTGCTGGTGCGGCTGAGCGCGGCGGGGCTCGCGCTGGGCGCGCCGCGAGCGGACGTGAAGACCCGGCCCGACCTGGATCCCTCGGTGGCCTGA
- a CDS encoding methyl-accepting chemotaxis protein, giving the protein MGEGEVNVESLVRRRRAVNLISTLLGLGPTVYLLGLMLGLTGGQMWKLLGIHVVVALGLYRLVLAMPLQVRLMRLALEPRPGEPPGPRIARILELPQQLHLLHLGLITVMQVAACFAYCWYFERGMGLALACAAVQVVLMAFVLVHHLQGVEDSLLPQAVEEFHRAPWVRPAPRPLLWRRLRWFLPYISGLTLACALAVPGGILWSKGRGAQGQLQLELTLVLLGLFFGGLGILSTWRIARQIDLGARRLQRSLEQAATGDYQPPEWISTDELGRLAIVTTRALLGLNELARRLRESGQQLQLSAEELGRSQEEQREKLEGQVTALENTRAHAQGLLKTSELSVLKAEAVIGLAERASASRQSGLAAVHQGIASLTGLQDDSGQLSARLLSLEASTGQLESLTGRVQELLVQSRQLALNASIESAGSGALARDFSNVALQSRLLSERSLAATRRVHEHLQDMRGALREAVRTTQQGAASVARDMRQVREAGEALGMIATSAEESAEAARTIAGVLGEQNEGIARLSQAVSGLLEVAGRVSHQARDSSEVTLEVKELAGKVIASVREQGVAAETGPASGSEQERSLLVKGLVRVQLLTLLLWVGPSAWLMWLLLGLEPKYAPEAAVTGLLPLLLICGALVPVRMARRLADWALESPAGASPESRLRRMLELPRRQGVAQILLLAAASLVAAWGCCVLYGGDAWRAVPCALMSLLVAAFASVPEMLRMEDVVRPLASRRFLGHPEVELPGSWPFWRSLDWYLPYLMGLSAICALSTMAVVLGCTRSEAALRLTALAVESGWELALMGTLLVLQAGRIARRMASQLARGTRELETSLVSIADMAGQADKESLAGREPPLPRWVSTDEIGILSLATAPIFKELGRLTREVVEDNARLEQASGKLRASRSRQAESFERQAVAVAEADATMREVKRTSSMAAFQAAAVLERAERSETFRRVGEAAIAEGQRGLEALRAHELGVEERLGALEAHAGRVGATTTLLRQLASECDVLALNASIQAMQAGDAGRVFSVIARELRGLAESSSQATREAERLLKGITRETRALAETVRERGARLREGLAQAHRLSEELRQLSALVEEYRGAARQIAAAIHQQNAAIDEVLREMTEVDRAREALTRGLAASPHLRDSVGRGLVPPAPAGYLPLA; this is encoded by the coding sequence ATGGGAGAGGGAGAGGTCAACGTCGAGTCGCTCGTCCGGCGGCGCCGCGCCGTCAATCTGATCTCCACCCTGCTGGGACTGGGTCCCACGGTGTACCTGCTCGGCCTGATGCTCGGGCTCACCGGCGGGCAGATGTGGAAGTTGTTGGGCATCCATGTCGTGGTGGCGCTCGGGCTCTACCGGCTGGTGCTCGCCATGCCCCTGCAGGTCCGGCTCATGCGGCTGGCGCTGGAGCCGCGGCCGGGAGAACCGCCAGGGCCCCGGATCGCGCGCATCCTCGAGCTGCCCCAGCAACTGCACCTGCTCCACCTGGGCCTCATCACCGTCATGCAGGTGGCGGCCTGCTTCGCGTACTGCTGGTACTTCGAGCGCGGGATGGGGCTGGCCCTCGCGTGCGCCGCCGTGCAGGTGGTGCTGATGGCCTTCGTCCTCGTCCACCACCTTCAAGGGGTGGAGGACTCCCTGCTCCCCCAGGCGGTGGAGGAGTTCCACCGCGCGCCCTGGGTGCGGCCCGCTCCCCGTCCCCTGCTGTGGCGCAGGCTGCGCTGGTTCCTGCCCTACATCTCGGGCCTCACGCTCGCCTGTGCCCTGGCGGTGCCCGGCGGCATCCTCTGGAGCAAGGGCAGGGGCGCGCAAGGGCAGCTCCAGCTCGAGCTGACGTTGGTGTTGCTGGGCCTCTTCTTCGGAGGGCTCGGCATCCTGTCCACCTGGAGGATCGCCCGGCAGATCGACCTGGGCGCGCGGCGGCTCCAGCGCTCGCTCGAGCAGGCCGCGACGGGCGACTACCAGCCTCCAGAGTGGATCTCCACCGACGAGCTGGGACGCCTGGCCATCGTCACCACCCGCGCCCTGCTGGGGTTGAACGAGCTGGCGCGGCGGCTGCGTGAGTCGGGCCAGCAGCTCCAGCTGTCCGCGGAGGAGCTGGGACGCAGCCAGGAGGAGCAGCGCGAGAAGCTGGAGGGCCAGGTCACTGCGCTCGAGAACACCCGCGCCCACGCCCAGGGGCTGCTGAAGACCTCCGAGCTGTCGGTGCTCAAGGCGGAGGCGGTGATCGGCCTGGCCGAGAGGGCCAGCGCCTCCCGCCAGTCCGGATTGGCCGCCGTCCATCAGGGCATCGCCAGCCTCACCGGGCTCCAGGACGACTCCGGGCAGCTCTCGGCCCGCCTGCTGTCGCTCGAGGCGTCCACCGGACAGCTCGAGTCCCTCACGGGACGGGTGCAGGAGCTGCTCGTCCAATCCCGCCAGCTCGCGCTCAATGCCTCCATCGAGTCCGCGGGCTCCGGAGCCCTGGCCCGGGACTTCTCCAACGTGGCCCTGCAGTCCCGGCTCCTCTCGGAGCGCTCCCTCGCGGCGACCCGGCGGGTGCACGAGCACCTCCAGGACATGCGCGGCGCCCTGCGCGAGGCGGTGCGGACGACGCAGCAGGGCGCCGCCAGCGTCGCACGCGACATGCGGCAGGTGCGCGAGGCGGGAGAGGCCCTGGGGATGATCGCCACGTCCGCCGAGGAGAGCGCCGAGGCGGCCCGCACCATCGCCGGTGTGCTCGGCGAGCAGAACGAGGGCATCGCCCGGCTCTCCCAGGCCGTCTCCGGCCTCCTGGAGGTGGCGGGCAGGGTCTCCCACCAGGCCCGGGACTCCTCCGAGGTCACCCTGGAGGTGAAGGAGCTGGCCGGGAAGGTCATCGCCTCGGTGCGCGAGCAGGGCGTGGCCGCGGAGACGGGCCCCGCGTCCGGGAGCGAGCAGGAGCGCTCCCTGCTGGTGAAGGGCCTCGTGCGCGTCCAGCTCCTCACGCTGCTGCTCTGGGTGGGTCCGAGCGCCTGGCTGATGTGGCTGCTGCTGGGGTTGGAGCCGAAGTACGCCCCGGAGGCGGCGGTGACGGGGCTCCTCCCGCTCCTGCTGATCTGCGGGGCGCTGGTGCCCGTGCGCATGGCGCGGCGGTTGGCGGACTGGGCCCTGGAGTCTCCCGCTGGCGCGAGCCCCGAGTCGCGGCTGCGGCGGATGTTGGAGCTGCCCCGGCGTCAGGGCGTCGCGCAGATCCTCCTGCTCGCCGCCGCGAGCCTGGTGGCCGCGTGGGGGTGCTGTGTGCTGTACGGGGGCGATGCATGGCGCGCCGTGCCGTGCGCGCTCATGTCCCTGCTGGTGGCCGCCTTCGCCAGCGTGCCGGAGATGCTGCGCATGGAGGACGTGGTGCGGCCCCTGGCGTCGAGGCGGTTCCTCGGCCACCCGGAGGTGGAGCTTCCGGGGAGCTGGCCCTTCTGGCGCTCCTTGGACTGGTACCTGCCGTACCTGATGGGGCTGTCGGCCATCTGTGCCCTGTCGACGATGGCCGTCGTCCTGGGGTGTACCCGGAGCGAGGCCGCCCTGCGGTTGACGGCCCTGGCCGTGGAGTCCGGGTGGGAGCTGGCGTTGATGGGCACGTTGCTGGTGCTGCAGGCGGGACGGATCGCCCGGCGGATGGCGTCACAGCTCGCCCGGGGCACCCGCGAGCTGGAGACGTCGCTGGTGAGCATCGCCGACATGGCGGGCCAGGCCGACAAGGAGAGCCTCGCGGGCCGGGAGCCGCCCCTGCCCCGGTGGGTCTCCACCGATGAGATTGGCATCCTCTCGCTGGCCACGGCCCCCATCTTCAAGGAGCTGGGGCGGCTGACGCGCGAGGTGGTCGAGGACAACGCGCGGCTCGAGCAGGCCTCCGGGAAGCTGCGCGCCTCGCGGTCGAGACAGGCCGAGAGCTTCGAGCGGCAGGCGGTGGCGGTGGCGGAGGCGGACGCCACCATGCGCGAGGTGAAGAGGACGTCCTCCATGGCGGCGTTCCAGGCGGCCGCGGTGTTGGAGCGGGCCGAGCGCAGCGAGACCTTCCGCCGCGTGGGAGAGGCGGCCATCGCCGAGGGCCAGCGGGGCCTGGAGGCCCTGCGGGCGCACGAGCTGGGAGTGGAGGAGCGGCTGGGCGCGCTGGAGGCGCACGCGGGCCGCGTCGGTGCCACGACGACCCTGCTGCGGCAGCTCGCGTCGGAGTGCGACGTGCTGGCGCTCAACGCCTCCATCCAGGCCATGCAGGCCGGGGACGCGGGCCGGGTCTTCTCGGTCATCGCCCGGGAGCTGCGGGGGCTGGCGGAGAGCTCCAGCCAGGCCACGCGCGAGGCGGAGCGCCTGCTCAAGGGCATCACCCGCGAGACGCGTGCACTGGCCGAGACGGTGCGCGAGAGGGGAGCGCGGCTGCGGGAAGGGCTGGCACAGGCGCACCGGCTCTCCGAGGAGCTGCGCCAGCTCTCCGCGCTGGTGGAGGAGTACCGCGGCGCCGCCCGGCAGATCGCCGCGGCCATCCACCAGCAGAACGCCGCCATCGACGAGGTGCTGCGGGAGATGACGGAAGTGGACCGGGCGAGGGAGGCGCTGACGCGAGGGCTGGCCGCCTCGCCCCACCTGCGCGACAGCGTGGGGCGGGGGCTCGTGCCCCCCGCTCCCGCCGGCTACTTGCCCTTGGCGTAG
- a CDS encoding ATP-binding protein, which translates to MRQARNGRSEWFELSEEGWRRSNRARPLGQLVREALQNAFDQRARRVKVRLEEDEVRIEDDAPAGLARDEFAFTVFLGEKDTPPTWRGRKGRGLKEMIASSDRAEVETVGRTLVFDDTGRHVKPNTRLVGTCLRLFRRTSASEREAAVQLLRLTLPPPGVELIINGRTVRMPRVKESLEDCLLETVELHRGVERYVERATRVDLYHPRPGETPHLFELGLPVEPHHLPWHVDVQQRIPLAAERDAARDPYKRILAAILLESLAPELSRQELSGAWVTEVLSHFTLGPEAIEAYVEKVLPARAVLSVGPRMDDRARQLGAKVVDLRGMPLTALEQLETVVESADAYVERMEGPPRDVLVNPGARAERFVGLVRCLSRELIGREVRVEFFERKVRDPSAQVDAEYDRERRVLRVNMRGQVRLDDPLESRTLGIVLHELAHEAGEEHDFAFIDRLESFAGRALRCLVDQPGLLEPYASPKKRVG; encoded by the coding sequence ATGCGCCAGGCCCGGAACGGCCGTTCGGAGTGGTTCGAGTTGTCGGAGGAGGGATGGAGGCGTTCCAACCGCGCCCGGCCGCTTGGTCAGCTCGTTCGCGAGGCGTTGCAGAACGCGTTCGACCAGCGCGCCCGCCGGGTGAAGGTGCGCCTGGAGGAGGACGAGGTCCGCATCGAGGACGATGCCCCCGCGGGCCTGGCCCGTGACGAGTTCGCCTTCACCGTCTTCCTCGGGGAGAAGGACACGCCGCCCACGTGGCGCGGGCGCAAGGGCCGGGGCCTGAAGGAGATGATCGCCTCGAGCGACCGCGCCGAGGTGGAGACGGTGGGCCGCACGCTCGTCTTCGACGACACCGGGCGCCACGTGAAGCCCAACACGCGCCTGGTGGGCACGTGCCTGCGGCTCTTCCGCCGCACGAGCGCCAGCGAGCGCGAGGCCGCCGTCCAGTTGCTGCGCCTCACGCTCCCACCGCCGGGCGTCGAGCTGATCATCAATGGCCGCACGGTGCGGATGCCGAGGGTCAAGGAGTCGCTGGAGGACTGCCTGCTGGAGACGGTGGAGCTGCACCGCGGGGTGGAGCGGTACGTCGAGCGGGCCACGCGGGTGGACCTGTACCATCCGCGGCCCGGTGAGACGCCGCACCTGTTCGAGCTGGGGCTGCCGGTGGAGCCGCATCACCTCCCGTGGCACGTCGACGTGCAGCAGCGCATCCCGCTGGCCGCCGAGCGTGATGCGGCGAGAGACCCGTACAAGCGCATCCTGGCGGCCATCCTCCTCGAATCGCTGGCGCCCGAGCTGAGCCGGCAGGAGTTGTCGGGCGCGTGGGTGACGGAGGTGCTCTCGCACTTCACGCTCGGCCCGGAGGCGATCGAGGCCTACGTGGAGAAGGTGCTGCCGGCGCGGGCGGTGCTGTCGGTGGGACCGCGAATGGATGACCGGGCGCGCCAGCTCGGAGCGAAGGTGGTGGACCTGCGGGGGATGCCGCTCACGGCACTGGAGCAACTCGAGACGGTGGTGGAGTCCGCGGACGCGTACGTGGAGCGGATGGAGGGCCCGCCGCGCGATGTGCTGGTGAACCCCGGGGCGCGCGCCGAGCGCTTCGTGGGGCTGGTGCGCTGCCTCTCGCGAGAGCTCATCGGGCGCGAGGTGCGCGTGGAGTTCTTCGAGCGCAAGGTGAGGGATCCGAGCGCCCAGGTGGACGCGGAGTACGACCGGGAGCGCCGTGTGCTCCGCGTGAACATGCGGGGACAGGTGCGGCTGGATGATCCGCTGGAGTCGCGGACGCTCGGCATCGTCCTGCACGAGCTGGCGCACGAGGCGGGTGAAGAGCACGACTTCGCCTTCATCGACCGGCTGGAGAGCTTCGCCGGGAGGGCGCTGCGCTGTCTGGTGGACCAGCCCGGTCTCCTGGAGCCCTACGCGAGCCCGAAGAAGCGGGTAGGGTGA
- the ppdK gene encoding pyruvate, phosphate dikinase, translating to MPTRARKTPPRKTPTLARTHSRRTRAARAPRAQPAPREKWVYLFDEGRGDMKDLLGGKGANLAEMTRIGLPVPPGFIVTTRACNAFQAEGGFPEGLWEQELAALRTLERRTGRTLGDPENALLVSCRSGAKFSMPGMMDTLLNIGLNDEVAEGLVAETGDARFVYDAYRRLVQMFGTVVLGLPDEPFEHVLEEYRRQRGIQNDAALPAEDLKAITQAFQRIIREKSGRDFPKEPIEQLRLATEAVFRSWNGKRAVDYRNAAGIAHDLGTAVNIVTMVFGNRGEDSGTGVVTTRNVSTGEREMEGDYLTNAQGEDVVSGTRPTLRIAALKEQHPKLHAQLERICQKLERHFRDVQDVEFTIERGKLWMLQTRDAKRTAQAAVRIAVELARERRITRKEAVLRVKPEQVDFFLHPRFSSAEVKAARERGDLLATGLNVSPGAASGVVALDADTAERWSKEEKKAVIMVRPETKPDDVHGMLAARGILTSRGGRTSHAALVARQFGKPAVVGVAEMEVDCEKRQLTVAGRVLREGDTVSIDGTTGEVFAGTLETVIPDLSDPHLLELLKWADELRELGVYANADYPRDAKLARELGAEGLGLCRTEHMFFETERLPHVQQMILARTDEERAEALAWLLPFQREDFLGLFRAMDGLPVTIRLIDPPLHEFLPNHDGLLHDVTELETRLELLKDGPEAAGMRARLAQKRRLLEAVESMRETNPMLGLRGVRLGIHLPALVRMQVRAIFEAACQCAREGVRVFPKVMIPLIAHSNELRVEKELLEAEAREVMKEQGLEVAYQFGTMIEIPRAALTADQIAQDAEFFSFGTNDLTQTTYGISRDDAETGFLSEYLQKRILPENPFATVDQRGVGALMELGVKLGRKTRPKLDVGICGEHGGDPKTIAFCHRIGLDYVSCSPYRVPIARLAAAHAALTS from the coding sequence ATGCCCACCCGCGCCCGGAAGACTCCGCCCCGCAAGACACCCACCCTGGCCCGTACCCACTCCCGGCGCACCCGGGCCGCTCGAGCCCCCCGCGCCCAGCCGGCCCCCCGTGAGAAGTGGGTGTACCTCTTCGACGAGGGCCGCGGAGACATGAAGGATCTGCTCGGCGGCAAGGGGGCCAACCTGGCGGAGATGACCCGCATCGGACTCCCCGTGCCGCCCGGCTTCATCGTGACCACGCGGGCGTGCAATGCCTTCCAGGCCGAGGGCGGATTCCCCGAGGGCCTGTGGGAGCAGGAGCTGGCGGCCCTGCGGACGCTGGAGAGACGGACGGGCCGCACGCTCGGAGACCCGGAGAACGCGCTGCTCGTCTCGTGCCGCTCGGGGGCGAAGTTCTCCATGCCCGGGATGATGGACACCCTGCTCAACATCGGGCTGAACGACGAGGTCGCCGAGGGGCTCGTCGCCGAGACGGGGGATGCGCGCTTCGTCTACGACGCCTACCGCCGGCTGGTGCAGATGTTCGGCACCGTCGTGCTCGGGCTGCCCGACGAGCCCTTCGAGCATGTGCTGGAGGAGTACCGGCGCCAGCGTGGCATCCAGAACGACGCGGCCCTGCCCGCCGAGGACCTGAAGGCCATCACCCAGGCCTTCCAGCGCATCATCCGCGAGAAGTCCGGCCGCGACTTCCCGAAGGAGCCCATCGAGCAGCTGCGGCTGGCCACCGAGGCGGTCTTCCGCAGCTGGAATGGCAAGCGCGCGGTGGACTACCGCAACGCGGCCGGCATCGCGCATGACCTGGGCACGGCCGTCAACATCGTCACCATGGTGTTCGGCAACCGGGGCGAGGACTCGGGCACGGGCGTGGTGACGACGCGCAACGTGTCGACGGGCGAGCGGGAGATGGAGGGCGACTACCTCACCAACGCCCAGGGCGAGGACGTGGTGTCGGGCACGCGCCCCACGCTGCGCATCGCCGCCCTGAAGGAGCAGCATCCGAAGCTCCACGCCCAGCTCGAGCGCATCTGCCAGAAGCTGGAGCGGCACTTCCGGGACGTGCAGGACGTCGAGTTCACCATCGAGCGGGGCAAGCTGTGGATGCTCCAGACGCGGGACGCCAAGAGGACGGCGCAGGCCGCGGTGCGCATCGCGGTGGAGCTGGCCCGGGAGCGGCGCATCACCCGGAAGGAGGCGGTGCTGCGGGTGAAGCCGGAGCAGGTGGACTTCTTCCTGCACCCGCGCTTCTCGTCCGCCGAGGTGAAGGCGGCGCGGGAGCGGGGGGACCTGCTCGCCACGGGGTTGAACGTCTCGCCTGGCGCCGCCAGCGGCGTGGTGGCCCTCGACGCCGACACCGCCGAGCGCTGGAGCAAGGAGGAGAAGAAGGCCGTCATCATGGTGCGGCCGGAGACGAAGCCGGACGACGTGCACGGCATGCTGGCGGCCCGGGGCATCCTCACCAGCCGGGGCGGGCGGACCAGCCACGCGGCGCTGGTGGCGCGGCAGTTCGGCAAGCCGGCGGTGGTGGGCGTCGCGGAGATGGAGGTGGACTGCGAGAAGCGGCAGCTCACGGTGGCCGGGCGCGTGCTGCGCGAGGGGGACACCGTCTCCATCGACGGCACCACGGGCGAGGTCTTCGCGGGCACGCTGGAGACGGTCATCCCGGACCTGTCGGACCCGCACCTGCTCGAGCTGCTGAAGTGGGCCGATGAGCTCCGCGAGCTGGGCGTGTACGCGAACGCGGACTACCCGCGCGACGCGAAGCTGGCGCGGGAGCTGGGCGCGGAGGGCCTCGGGCTGTGCCGCACCGAGCACATGTTCTTCGAGACGGAGCGCCTGCCGCACGTGCAGCAGATGATCCTCGCCCGCACGGACGAGGAGCGCGCCGAGGCCCTGGCGTGGCTGCTGCCCTTCCAGCGGGAGGACTTCCTCGGCCTGTTCCGGGCGATGGACGGCCTGCCCGTCACCATCCGGCTCATCGACCCGCCCCTGCACGAGTTCCTCCCCAACCATGACGGGCTGTTGCACGACGTCACCGAGCTGGAGACGCGGCTGGAGCTGCTGAAGGACGGGCCCGAGGCGGCGGGAATGCGGGCCAGGCTCGCCCAGAAGCGCCGCCTGCTGGAGGCGGTGGAGTCGATGCGCGAAACCAACCCCATGCTAGGCCTGCGCGGGGTGCGGCTGGGCATCCACCTGCCGGCGCTGGTGCGCATGCAGGTGCGGGCCATCTTCGAGGCGGCCTGCCAGTGCGCCCGGGAGGGCGTGCGCGTCTTCCCGAAGGTGATGATTCCCCTCATCGCGCACAGCAACGAGCTGCGGGTGGAGAAGGAACTGCTCGAGGCCGAGGCCCGCGAGGTGATGAAGGAGCAGGGCCTGGAGGTGGCGTACCAGTTCGGGACGATGATCGAAATCCCCCGGGCGGCGCTCACCGCGGACCAGATCGCCCAGGACGCGGAGTTCTTCTCCTTCGGGACGAACGACCTCACGCAGACGACGTACGGCATCTCGCGTGACGACGCGGAGACGGGCTTCCTGAGCGAGTACCTCCAGAAGCGCATCCTCCCGGAGAACCCCTTCGCCACGGTGGACCAGCGGGGGGTGGGCGCGCTCATGGAGCTGGGGGTGAAGCTCGGCCGGAAGACGCGGCCGAAGCTGGACGTGGGCATCTGCGGCGAGCACGGAGGGGACCCGAAGACGATCGCCTTCTGCCACCGCATCGGGCTCGACTACGTGTCGTGCTCGCCCTACCGCGTGCCCATCGCGCGGCTGGCCGCGGCCCACGCGGCGCTCACGTCCTGA